In Halanaerobiales bacterium, the DNA window TACCTCCAATATTAAAGGTAATACCTGTCTTAGCACCTTCTATTTGATGACCAATTGCATTTCCCATAAGCTGTCTGGCAGCCAGAACTGCCATAGAAACTCCGGTAGCACCAACAGGATGACCTTTTGCTTTTAAGCCACCTGAAGCATTAACAGGTGTTTTACCTCCAACTTCTACAATCCCTTCACCTAATATTTCTCCACCTTTTCCATCTTCTGCTAAACCCAAAGCCTCATATGCAAGTAATTCTGCAATAGTAAAGCAATCATGAACTTCCGCAAAATCAAGATCATCAACTGAGATATTAGCTTCTTCATAAGCTTTTTCTATTGCCTTTTTACCTGCTACAAATTCTGAATTTGATCTTTTATCTAAGGCTAAATAATCACTTGTTTGTACCAATGATGCAATCTCTACAGAATTATCACTGATTTTTTTAGCTTTATCAGTTCTGGTTAATACTAAAGCAGCAGCTCCATCTGTAATCAGAGAACAATCATATAATCTAAGAGGGGGAGCAATCATTGGATTTTTATCATCCGGCAGGTCAAGAATTTCCTGATAATCACAATCCCAGGGCATCTGAGCTAATGGATTTTCCAGTGCATTTTGATGATTTTTAGCAGCTATTTTAGCAAGATTTTCTCTTAATTCATCTTCTTCAAAACCATATCTTTTTTTATATCCTTTAGCATACTCAGCAAAAAGTCCAGGAAAAGTCATTCCGTTTGCCCCTTCTTCTTCCCAATAAGAGGCCATTGCCAGGACTTTTGTTACTCCTTTAGTATCAAGAGAAGTCATTTTTTCAGCACCAATTACTAAAGCATAATCCACTTCTCCTGCTTCTAGAGCATTTTTTGCTTCTCTAATAGCGGCTGAACCTGATGCACAGGCATTTTCTACTCTTGTAGCGGGAGTAAATCGAAGCTCAGGATCTATATTAAGTGCATATGGAGCCAGATGTTCCTGATCATTAAAACCTCCAGCACTAAAATTACCAAGCCAGATTCCACCAATTTTTTCTGCATCTACTTTAGAATCTTCTAAAGCCCTTTTTCCAGTTTCTTCAACAAGATCATAAATACTTTT includes these proteins:
- a CDS encoding thiolase domain-containing protein; protein product: MSVSIIGTSHTEFGRLDKSIYDLVEETGKRALEDSKVDAEKIGGIWLGNFSAGGFNDQEHLAPYALNIDPELRFTPATRVENACASGSAAIREAKNALEAGEVDYALVIGAEKMTSLDTKGVTKVLAMASYWEEEGANGMTFPGLFAEYAKGYKKRYGFEEDELRENLAKIAAKNHQNALENPLAQMPWDCDYQEILDLPDDKNPMIAPPLRLYDCSLITDGAAALVLTRTDKAKKISDNSVEIASLVQTSDYLALDKRSNSEFVAGKKAIEKAYEEANISVDDLDFAEVHDCFTIAELLAYEALGLAEDGKGGEILGEGIVEVGGKTPVNASGGLKAKGHPVGATGVSMAVLAARQLMGNAIGHQIEGAKTGITFNIGGSAASNYALVFKK